One region of Haloprofundus salilacus genomic DNA includes:
- a CDS encoding succinate dehydrogenase/fumarate reductase iron-sulfur subunit — MSTQEQKPKNQTDTDTESADEDIIAGSSPQQRRLREKRGKEIPTPEEKAQSEDSIHLKVFRYDPEVEGKQEPRFDDFHVPYYKGMTVLDALIHARDHFDSSLTFRHSCRQAICGSDAMFVNGRQRLCCKTQLSDLEEPVRVEPLPHQEVIKDLVVDMEHFYDQMEAVEPYFQTNDLPDGELDEQRQSRENREKVKMSTRCIWCGACMSSCNIAAGDNEYLGPAAINKAYRFAMDEREGTDMKEHRMRILEQEHGVWRCQTQFSCTEVCPKDIPLTAHIQELKREAVKNNLKFW; from the coding sequence ATGAGCACACAAGAGCAGAAACCCAAGAATCAGACGGACACCGACACCGAATCGGCCGACGAGGATATCATCGCGGGAAGTTCGCCGCAGCAGCGTCGACTCCGCGAGAAGCGTGGCAAGGAGATTCCCACACCGGAGGAGAAAGCCCAGTCCGAGGACTCGATTCACCTCAAGGTGTTCCGCTACGATCCCGAAGTCGAGGGGAAACAGGAACCTCGCTTCGACGACTTCCACGTCCCTTACTACAAGGGGATGACGGTGCTTGACGCGCTCATCCACGCACGCGACCACTTCGACTCCTCACTAACGTTCCGGCACTCGTGTCGCCAGGCGATCTGCGGCTCCGACGCGATGTTCGTCAACGGCCGTCAGCGACTCTGCTGTAAGACGCAGCTATCGGACCTCGAAGAGCCGGTTCGCGTCGAACCCCTGCCGCATCAGGAGGTCATCAAAGACCTGGTCGTCGACATGGAACACTTCTACGACCAGATGGAGGCGGTCGAACCGTACTTCCAGACGAACGACCTGCCCGACGGGGAGCTCGACGAGCAGCGCCAGTCGCGCGAGAACCGCGAGAAAGTGAAGATGTCGACGCGGTGCATCTGGTGCGGCGCCTGCATGTCCTCGTGTAACATCGCGGCGGGCGACAACGAGTACCTCGGCCCGGCAGCCATCAACAAGGCGTACCGCTTCGCGATGGACGAGCGTGAGGGCACGGACATGAAGGAGCACCGCATGCGCATCCTCGAGCAGGAACACGGCGTCTGGCGCTGTCAGACGCAGTTCTCCTGCACCGAGGTCTGCCCGAAAGACATCCCGCTGACGGCACACATCCAGGAACTCAAGCGAGAGGCCGTCAAGAACAACCTGAAGTTCTGGTAG
- a CDS encoding FAD-binding protein, whose amino-acid sequence MYEHDVIVVGAGGAGLRAAIAAQEEGADVAIVSKLHPVRSHTGAAEGGINAALRDGDSWEDHAYDTMKGSDYLGDAPAIETLCQDSPKETIQLEHWGMAFSRDDDGRVSQRPFGGLSFPRTTYAGAETGHQLLHTMYEQLVKRGIKVYDEWYVLNLAVSDEEVPEDRSCHGIVAYDIQSGEVSGFRARNGVILATGGPGQVYDHTTNAVANTGDGVAMAYRAGVPMEDMEFIQFHPTTLPSTGVLITEGVRGEGGILYNKNGERLMFEYGYANNAGELASRDVVSRAELTEINAGRGIDDEYVHLDMRHLGQERIIDRLENIVHLSEDFEGVDPLEEPMPVKPGQHYAMGGVETDENGETCISGLYAAGECACASVHGSNRLGGNALPELIVFGRRAGAHAAGKDLGTAKITTGKRGEWEAGEVDTPVAPGAVGGADEDAVADGGKAPDSGEPSDARRASSRAERSDGGAVATTGDEIVDRAVDAEHRRIDRLMNKDDGVQHAEIRSAVQKSMTRHVNVFREKEGLKQALRDLREARERYTDVYVDDPSRTYNTDLIQTIETRNILDLAEAITLGALARDEFRGAHWRKEHQERDDENWLKHTMLSWNDGSPELWYKPVILEGEEKTYEPKIRSY is encoded by the coding sequence ATGTACGAACACGACGTAATCGTAGTCGGCGCGGGCGGCGCCGGTTTGCGCGCCGCGATAGCGGCGCAGGAAGAGGGGGCGGACGTGGCTATCGTCTCGAAACTCCACCCCGTACGCAGTCACACGGGCGCGGCGGAAGGCGGCATCAACGCCGCGCTCCGCGACGGCGACTCGTGGGAGGACCACGCGTACGACACGATGAAGGGGTCGGACTACCTCGGCGACGCCCCGGCCATCGAAACGCTCTGTCAGGACAGTCCGAAGGAGACCATCCAACTCGAACACTGGGGGATGGCGTTCTCCCGCGACGACGACGGCCGCGTCAGTCAGCGGCCGTTCGGCGGCCTCTCGTTCCCGCGAACGACGTACGCGGGCGCGGAGACGGGCCACCAGTTGCTCCACACGATGTACGAGCAGCTCGTCAAGCGCGGCATCAAGGTGTACGACGAGTGGTACGTGCTCAATCTCGCGGTCTCCGACGAGGAGGTCCCCGAGGACCGGAGCTGCCACGGCATCGTCGCCTACGACATCCAGTCAGGCGAGGTGTCGGGCTTCCGCGCCCGCAACGGCGTCATCCTCGCGACGGGCGGCCCCGGCCAGGTGTACGACCACACGACCAACGCCGTCGCCAACACCGGCGACGGGGTGGCGATGGCCTACCGCGCGGGCGTCCCGATGGAGGACATGGAGTTCATCCAGTTCCACCCGACGACGCTTCCGTCGACGGGCGTCCTCATCACCGAGGGGGTCCGCGGCGAGGGTGGCATCCTCTACAACAAAAACGGCGAACGGCTGATGTTCGAGTACGGCTACGCGAACAACGCCGGCGAACTCGCATCCCGCGACGTGGTGTCGCGCGCCGAACTCACCGAGATAAACGCGGGGCGCGGCATCGACGACGAGTACGTCCACCTCGACATGCGTCACCTCGGCCAAGAGCGCATCATCGACCGCCTTGAGAACATCGTCCACCTCTCGGAGGACTTCGAGGGCGTCGACCCGCTCGAAGAGCCGATGCCGGTAAAGCCCGGCCAGCACTACGCGATGGGAGGCGTCGAAACCGACGAGAACGGTGAGACCTGCATCTCCGGACTGTACGCCGCCGGCGAGTGCGCCTGCGCCTCCGTCCACGGGTCGAACCGTCTCGGCGGCAACGCGCTGCCGGAACTCATCGTCTTCGGTCGTCGCGCCGGCGCGCACGCCGCCGGCAAGGACCTCGGGACGGCGAAGATTACGACCGGCAAGCGTGGCGAGTGGGAGGCCGGCGAGGTCGATACTCCCGTTGCGCCCGGTGCAGTTGGTGGAGCGGACGAGGACGCCGTCGCCGACGGGGGGAAAGCGCCCGACAGCGGTGAGCCGAGCGACGCGAGGCGAGCCTCGTCACGGGCGGAGCGAAGTGACGGCGGGGCGGTAGCGACCACTGGCGACGAGATCGTCGACCGCGCCGTCGACGCCGAGCACCGCCGCATCGACCGCCTGATGAACAAGGACGACGGCGTCCAGCACGCCGAAATCCGCTCTGCGGTGCAGAAGTCGATGACCCGGCACGTCAACGTCTTCCGCGAGAAGGAGGGGCTGAAGCAGGCGCTCCGGGACCTCCGCGAGGCACGCGAGCGCTACACGGACGTCTACGTCGACGACCCGTCGCGGACGTACAACACGGATCTCATCCAGACCATCGAGACGCGCAACATCCTCGACCTGGCGGAGGCCATCACGCTCGGCGCGCTCGCACGCGACGAGTTCCGCGGCGCGCACTGGCGCAAGGAGCACCAGGAACGCGACGACGAGAACTGGCTGAAACACACGATGCTGTCGTGGAACGACGGATCGCCGGAACTCTGGTACAAACCTGTCATCCTCGAAGGCGAGGAAAAGACGTACGAGCCGAAGATTCGCAGCTACTGA
- a CDS encoding succinylglutamate desuccinylase/aspartoacylase family protein yields MSDDSAFTYNGGRVDPGETQNLRYSVSETYLGDPVRIPVTIINGERDGPTMFLSAAAHGDELNGIEVVRTVAHGWDHTELRGTLVCMPVLNVPGFLAQQRYLPIIDRDLNRSFPGSETSTSAKRMAHQIFHNFIEPCDLGLDFHTSTRGRTNMLHVRGDLDDEGVNRLARAFGSNVILDGEGPDGSLRGEATRAGVPTITLEMGEAHRFQRGLIDEALAGVESVFAEYDLSETANVRWPGWRTVITGDREKTWIRADAGGIVDMHYSRGALVHEGDRICTITNPFLDDNIPVEAPFTGLLVGILENPVVYPGNPICHLVELSTSTRRVLEREQSPAAEAET; encoded by the coding sequence ATGAGCGACGACTCGGCCTTCACCTACAACGGGGGGAGGGTCGACCCGGGCGAGACGCAGAACCTCCGGTACAGCGTGAGCGAGACGTATCTCGGCGACCCGGTTCGGATTCCGGTCACTATAATCAACGGCGAGCGCGACGGCCCGACGATGTTTCTCTCTGCGGCGGCGCACGGCGACGAACTGAACGGCATCGAAGTCGTCCGGACCGTCGCCCACGGATGGGACCACACGGAGCTCCGCGGGACACTCGTCTGCATGCCCGTTCTGAACGTGCCGGGCTTTCTCGCCCAGCAGCGATATCTCCCGATCATCGACCGCGACCTGAATCGCTCGTTTCCGGGGTCGGAGACGTCCACGAGCGCCAAGCGGATGGCGCACCAGATCTTCCACAACTTCATCGAACCGTGCGACCTCGGTCTCGACTTCCACACCTCGACGCGCGGTCGGACGAACATGCTCCACGTCCGCGGCGACCTCGACGACGAGGGGGTCAACCGCCTCGCCCGCGCGTTCGGCTCGAACGTTATCCTCGACGGCGAGGGACCGGACGGGTCGCTCCGCGGCGAGGCGACGCGGGCGGGTGTGCCGACGATCACCCTGGAGATGGGCGAGGCCCACCGGTTCCAGCGCGGCCTCATCGACGAGGCGCTCGCGGGCGTCGAGAGCGTCTTCGCCGAGTACGACCTCAGCGAGACCGCGAACGTCCGCTGGCCGGGGTGGCGGACGGTCATCACGGGCGACCGCGAGAAGACGTGGATTCGCGCCGACGCCGGCGGCATCGTCGATATGCACTACTCCCGCGGCGCGCTGGTTCACGAGGGAGACCGCATCTGCACCATCACGAACCCGTTTCTCGACGACAATATTCCCGTCGAAGCGCCGTTTACGGGCCTGCTTGTCGGTATCTTGGAGAACCCGGTCGTCTATCCGGGCAACCCCATCTGCCACCTCGTCGAACTGAGCACGTCGACGCGGCGGGTGCTCGAACGCGAGCAGTCGCCCGCGGCGGAAGCCGAAACGTAG
- a CDS encoding DNA-3-methyladenine glycosylase family protein yields MIDEAESVLRRDPVMAELIDKHDPYSEPNWTEYERLCISIINQQLSTASAAAVRARVFDLLDDEVTPEAVLDADEQSLRDAGLSRMKTEYLRNAARAFRKNDFTKRGLAEHTDAQVVDKLTEIKGIGEWTAQMYLLFVLERDDVLPLGDLAVRRGIELLYGNGEELTRAEMRAIAEQWRPFRSVATKYIWAEYESDS; encoded by the coding sequence ATGATAGACGAGGCCGAGTCCGTCCTCCGTCGGGACCCAGTGATGGCGGAACTCATCGACAAACACGACCCGTACTCCGAACCGAACTGGACAGAGTACGAGCGACTCTGTATCTCCATCATCAACCAGCAGCTCTCGACGGCGAGCGCGGCCGCCGTCAGGGCGCGCGTGTTCGACCTGCTGGACGACGAGGTCACGCCGGAGGCGGTGCTGGACGCCGACGAGCAGTCGCTCCGCGACGCCGGTCTCTCCCGGATGAAGACCGAGTACCTCCGAAACGCCGCTCGCGCCTTCCGGAAGAACGACTTCACGAAGCGGGGGCTGGCCGAGCACACCGACGCGCAAGTTGTGGACAAACTCACCGAAATCAAGGGTATCGGTGAGTGGACCGCGCAGATGTACCTCCTGTTCGTCCTCGAACGCGACGACGTGTTGCCACTCGGCGACCTCGCGGTCCGGCGGGGCATCGAACTGCTGTACGGGAACGGCGAGGAGCTGACCCGCGCCGAGATGCGCGCCATCGCGGAACAGTGGCGTCCGTTCCGGTCGGTCGCGACCAAGTACATCTGGGCCGAGTACGAGTCCG
- a CDS encoding helix-turn-helix transcriptional regulator produces the protein MIIDEARYGLGIKRELEDYYSEDVNHGRLYPNLNDLVAMGLVEKTELDKRTNLYTATELGVRVRNEDADWVEERLTVAIDEEVA, from the coding sequence ATCATCATCGACGAGGCGCGTTACGGGCTGGGCATCAAGCGCGAGCTTGAGGACTACTACAGCGAGGATGTCAACCACGGTCGCCTCTACCCCAACCTCAACGACCTCGTCGCGATGGGTCTCGTCGAGAAGACCGAACTCGACAAGCGGACGAACCTCTACACGGCGACCGAGCTTGGCGTCCGGGTTAGGAACGAAGACGCTGACTGGGTCGAGGAGCGTCTCACCGTCGCCATCGACGAGGAGGTGGCGTAG
- a CDS encoding cold-shock protein, whose product MAKGTVDFFNDTGGYGFIETEDADDDVFFHMEDVGGPDLEEGQEVEFDIEQAPKGPRATNVTRL is encoded by the coding sequence ATGGCGAAAGGTACGGTTGACTTTTTCAACGACACAGGCGGCTACGGATTCATCGAGACAGAAGATGCGGACGACGACGTGTTCTTCCACATGGAAGACGTCGGCGGCCCGGACCTCGAAGAGGGACAGGAAGTGGAGTTCGACATCGAGCAGGCCCCCAAAGGCCCGCGCGCGACGAACGTCACCCGACTGTAA
- a CDS encoding DUF7563 family protein, which produces MPECENCGAFVTRAYARVFTPEGVENPRVCPRCDDMVRDGATVRKARAPRNR; this is translated from the coding sequence ATGCCTGAATGTGAAAACTGCGGCGCGTTCGTCACCCGCGCGTACGCCCGCGTCTTTACACCCGAAGGGGTGGAGAACCCGCGAGTCTGCCCGCGCTGCGACGACATGGTGAGAGACGGCGCGACCGTCAGGAAAGCGCGCGCACCGAGAAATCGATGA
- a CDS encoding DUF7344 domain-containing protein — protein sequence MSEDSIAFDSVLDLCQNQHRRIVLGTLAEEQRSLTLNDLTKIILKYNHHMPITEASGDVLTEIRLSLYHVHLPKLASEGLINYDPEKELVEPTEKLNQVQPTLSTILDADSSLEAPMKL from the coding sequence ATGAGTGAGGATTCTATCGCCTTCGACTCGGTACTCGACCTCTGTCAAAACCAGCACCGTCGGATCGTACTTGGGACGCTCGCAGAAGAACAGCGGTCATTAACGCTCAACGACCTTACGAAGATCATCCTCAAGTACAATCATCATATGCCAATTACAGAGGCGTCTGGGGATGTACTAACAGAGATTCGCCTCTCGTTATATCATGTCCACCTCCCGAAGTTGGCCTCGGAAGGACTCATCAACTATGATCCTGAGAAAGAGCTCGTGGAACCGACCGAGAAATTAAATCAGGTGCAGCCGACCCTGTCTACTATCCTTGATGCCGATTCCTCGCTCGAAGCGCCGATGAAACTGTAG
- a CDS encoding succinate dehydrogenase hydrophobic membrane anchor subunit → MAERYSSFERGGRRWLWQRITAAFLVVVLAFHFFLLHFVNHADEVTFAMSQARMESLTYFSLMILFLVTATFHGVNGVYNALVNQGLEGTKLSVVKWTLVVASAVLIVQGVRTALAWAGGVPI, encoded by the coding sequence ATGGCGGAGCGCTACTCCTCGTTCGAGCGCGGCGGCCGACGGTGGCTGTGGCAGCGCATCACGGCGGCGTTCCTCGTCGTCGTGCTCGCGTTCCACTTCTTCCTGCTTCACTTCGTCAACCACGCCGACGAGGTGACGTTCGCCATGAGCCAGGCCCGAATGGAGTCGCTGACGTACTTCTCGTTGATGATCCTGTTCCTCGTCACCGCGACGTTCCATGGCGTCAACGGCGTCTACAACGCGCTCGTCAACCAGGGACTCGAAGGCACGAAGCTGAGCGTCGTGAAGTGGACGCTCGTCGTCGCCAGCGCGGTCCTCATCGTACAGGGCGTTCGAACCGCACTCGCGTGGGCCGGAGGCGTTCCGATTTAA
- a CDS encoding helix-turn-helix domain-containing protein, with translation MSQPSQRVTVPDTLCSPRAKLVYLYLSTHGDATVAELQESLAMTKLTLYSILRTLQGEGLVGRDADSERYSLV, from the coding sequence ATGTCGCAACCGAGTCAGCGGGTAACCGTCCCCGACACGCTCTGCTCCCCCCGTGCAAAACTCGTGTATCTGTACCTGTCGACGCACGGCGACGCCACCGTCGCGGAACTTCAGGAGAGTCTCGCCATGACGAAACTGACCCTCTACAGCATCCTTCGAACGCTACAAGGGGAGGGACTCGTCGGACGCGACGCCGACTCCGAGCGCTACTCGCTCGTCTGA
- a CDS encoding CopG family ribbon-helix-helix protein, with product MANTGITVPDELLEDFDDIIFAKKAAGELPRDASRSHVIRGLMEEYVEGNGSISETSTIATAD from the coding sequence ATGGCTAATACCGGGATTACGGTACCAGACGAACTTCTCGAAGATTTTGACGACATCATATTTGCTAAGAAGGCGGCAGGAGAGCTTCCTCGGGACGCGTCTCGGAGCCACGTCATTCGCGGACTCATGGAGGAGTATGTAGAGGGAAACGGGAGTATCTCGGAGACCTCGACGATAGCGACGGCTGACTAA
- the sdhC gene encoding succinate dehydrogenase, cytochrome b556 subunit yields MSQSYNRGLVEDFGRWREFSAGMWAWIFHKFTGWVLVGYLFTHIAVLSTALTGPEAYTSTIQALEMQPIVRILEVGLLAVAVFHILNGIRLLFVDLGVGLGAQDKSFYASLVLTGAIVVASIPTFVAGAF; encoded by the coding sequence ATGAGTCAATCGTACAATCGAGGCCTCGTGGAGGACTTCGGCCGCTGGCGGGAGTTCTCGGCTGGCATGTGGGCCTGGATTTTCCACAAGTTCACCGGATGGGTGCTGGTGGGCTACCTGTTCACCCACATCGCCGTCCTCTCGACGGCGCTGACGGGTCCGGAAGCCTACACCAGTACCATCCAGGCGCTGGAGATGCAGCCTATCGTGCGCATCCTCGAGGTGGGGCTGCTCGCCGTGGCGGTGTTCCACATCCTCAACGGAATTCGGCTCCTGTTCGTGGACCTCGGCGTCGGACTGGGCGCACAGGACAAGAGTTTCTACGCGTCGCTGGTACTGACGGGCGCCATCGTCGTCGCGAGTATCCCGACGTTCGTCGCGGGGGCGTTCTGA
- a CDS encoding class I SAM-dependent methyltransferase, producing the protein MNPDEIRQRWAERSGEFSPDYYAYYGPNESSEAIRRCIDAEPGSNVSILELGCSSGRHLAHLYDHGYRNLHGIDVNEEAMTVMRQVYPELAAAGTFYIDAIENVVTEFDDDAFDVVYSMETLQHIHPENGWVFDELARVTSERLVTVEIEGKAHDGDETVGESETPEEFDPCAYPDQPEVNYVNDEFPLYYRHWGRVFSTRGFTETASERLKNDTLRLFRRTPE; encoded by the coding sequence ATGAACCCCGACGAGATCCGTCAGCGGTGGGCCGAACGCTCCGGTGAGTTCTCCCCGGACTACTACGCCTACTACGGTCCGAACGAGTCCAGCGAGGCGATTCGTCGGTGTATCGACGCCGAACCCGGGTCGAACGTCTCGATTCTGGAACTCGGCTGTAGTTCGGGTCGACATCTCGCGCACCTCTATGATCACGGCTACCGGAACCTCCACGGTATCGACGTCAACGAGGAGGCGATGACGGTGATGCGGCAGGTGTACCCCGAGCTCGCGGCGGCCGGAACGTTCTACATCGACGCCATCGAGAACGTTGTCACTGAGTTCGACGACGACGCGTTCGACGTCGTCTACTCGATGGAGACGCTCCAGCACATCCATCCGGAGAACGGGTGGGTGTTCGACGAACTCGCGCGCGTCACGAGCGAGCGCCTCGTCACCGTCGAGATAGAGGGGAAAGCCCACGACGGTGACGAGACGGTCGGTGAGTCCGAGACCCCCGAGGAGTTCGACCCATGTGCGTATCCTGACCAGCCCGAGGTGAACTACGTCAACGACGAGTTCCCGCTGTACTATCGACACTGGGGGCGAGTCTTCTCGACGCGGGGGTTCACCGAAACGGCGTCCGAGCGGCTCAAAAACGACACGCTGCGCCTGTTCCGTCGCACACCCGAGTAG
- a CDS encoding RimK/LysX family protein: MALSDDETVRVGVLSLHNSKETKAILNAVEDLGHQPVWLRRENTAMSIEDSEVFIEPNVDVIANRLLLSNTEEPAEGLGLATTFNRVRPMLNEPSAVLTAIHKFATAATLADWNIRVPDALLALSNDRLNQDRQKFGDVGVYKTAIGTHGGGTWKVDLTEPVNPKVGNRQAFLQELIERDSDRHRDLRVYVVGEKIIGAMHRYAPEGDWRTNVALGGDVQNATETMPDEAAETALYAAEVIGLDYAGVDLVEGNDGWYVLEVNPTAGFKGLYKASGKSPAPYIAKLAIERVGGEVDDDRVTELSATLDDSRPSVMPRVEPPENEEVPMIGYIEEVVVSGTSGSNQTLAKSDTGATRTSIDTSLAAEIGAGPIKSMTRVKSGSMKHGKARPVVDLVIGIGGNQHTVTASVEDRSHMDYPLLLGRDILEHYRVDVRRRADVDSPDDLEREEEYLE; encoded by the coding sequence ATGGCTCTTTCAGACGACGAGACGGTACGCGTCGGAGTTCTCTCGCTTCACAACAGTAAGGAGACGAAAGCGATTCTGAACGCCGTCGAGGATCTCGGTCACCAGCCCGTGTGGCTCCGCCGCGAGAACACCGCGATGAGCATCGAGGACAGCGAAGTGTTCATCGAACCGAACGTCGACGTCATCGCGAACCGACTGCTGCTGTCGAACACCGAGGAACCCGCCGAGGGTCTCGGCCTGGCGACGACGTTTAACCGCGTTCGCCCGATGCTCAACGAACCCAGCGCGGTGCTGACGGCCATCCACAAGTTCGCGACGGCGGCGACGCTGGCCGACTGGAACATCCGAGTGCCGGACGCGCTGCTCGCGCTCTCGAACGACCGACTGAACCAGGACCGGCAGAAGTTCGGCGACGTGGGCGTCTACAAGACCGCGATCGGCACCCACGGCGGCGGTACGTGGAAGGTCGACCTCACCGAGCCGGTCAACCCGAAAGTCGGGAACCGACAGGCGTTCCTGCAGGAACTCATCGAGCGCGACAGCGACCGACACCGCGACCTTCGCGTCTACGTCGTCGGCGAGAAGATAATCGGCGCGATGCACCGCTACGCACCGGAGGGTGACTGGCGGACGAACGTCGCCCTCGGCGGCGACGTGCAGAACGCGACCGAGACGATGCCCGACGAGGCCGCGGAAACCGCGCTCTATGCGGCAGAAGTCATCGGTCTCGACTACGCGGGCGTCGACCTCGTCGAAGGTAACGACGGCTGGTACGTGCTCGAAGTGAACCCGACGGCCGGATTCAAAGGGCTCTATAAAGCGTCCGGCAAGAGTCCCGCGCCGTACATCGCGAAACTGGCTATCGAGCGCGTGGGCGGCGAGGTCGACGACGACCGCGTCACCGAACTGTCGGCGACGCTCGACGACTCGCGGCCGTCGGTGATGCCGCGCGTCGAACCGCCGGAGAACGAGGAGGTGCCGATGATCGGCTACATCGAAGAGGTGGTCGTCAGCGGCACCAGCGGGTCGAACCAGACGCTCGCCAAATCCGACACCGGTGCGACGCGGACGAGTATCGACACCTCGCTGGCCGCCGAAATCGGCGCAGGCCCCATCAAGAGCATGACGCGCGTCAAATCCGGCAGCATGAAGCACGGAAAAGCCCGCCCGGTCGTCGACCTCGTCATCGGTATCGGCGGCAACCAGCACACCGTCACCGCGAGCGTCGAAGACCGCAGTCACATGGACTACCCGCTACTTCTGGGCCGCGACATCCTCGAACACTACCGCGTCGACGTCCGTCGCCGCGCCGACGTCGACAGCCCGGACGACCTCGAACGCGAGGAGGAGTATCTGGAGTAA
- a CDS encoding site-specific integrase produces the protein MDHGKRVDRLRERIETSDDISEADRDVLFGFSDEMFLLKTKYTDARHDKLLRHCVRMAEEVGGLAAALEEREAAEDILRWINRTYDNEETNRDYRVAFRVFGRRVTDENGEEPPESIDWVPSGTSKSYDPKPNPRNMLHWEEHILPMIDATYNARDAAMIAVAWDAGARSGEFRDLRVGDITDHKHGLRITVDGKTGQRTITLIPSVPYLQRWLSDHPGRDDPDAPLWSKLHSVDDLSWNMFKKAFESAAERAEVTRPVTLTNFRKSSASYLASKGMAQAHLEEHHGWVRGSNVASRYVAVFGDAAVNELAKIHGLDVSEEEPEPIGPVTCPRCDKQTPRDKEFCVWCEQALDPHAVETLKTDERKVQRAIIGLAQRNPSLLEDVEQREQVMSVIEDNPELQTQIRRLLDDR, from the coding sequence ATGGACCACGGGAAGCGCGTAGACCGGTTGCGCGAGCGTATCGAGACGAGCGACGACATCTCTGAGGCCGACAGGGACGTCCTGTTCGGCTTCAGCGACGAGATGTTCCTCCTGAAGACCAAGTACACCGACGCACGCCACGACAAGCTCCTGCGCCACTGTGTGCGAATGGCCGAGGAGGTCGGCGGACTCGCGGCCGCCCTCGAGGAGCGCGAAGCCGCCGAGGACATTCTCCGCTGGATTAACCGGACCTACGACAACGAGGAGACCAACCGCGACTACCGTGTCGCATTCCGCGTCTTCGGACGGCGTGTTACTGACGAGAACGGTGAGGAACCGCCCGAGAGCATCGACTGGGTTCCCAGTGGGACGTCCAAGAGCTACGACCCGAAGCCCAACCCCCGGAACATGCTCCACTGGGAGGAACACATCCTGCCGATGATCGACGCGACGTACAACGCTCGCGACGCTGCGATGATCGCCGTCGCTTGGGACGCCGGCGCGCGAAGCGGAGAGTTCCGAGACCTCCGCGTTGGTGACATCACCGACCACAAGCACGGCCTCCGTATCACCGTCGACGGCAAGACCGGCCAGCGGACAATCACACTCATCCCGAGCGTTCCCTACCTCCAGCGCTGGCTCTCCGACCATCCCGGGCGTGACGATCCCGACGCCCCGCTGTGGTCGAAGTTGCACTCGGTCGACGACCTCTCGTGGAACATGTTCAAGAAGGCGTTCGAGTCGGCTGCGGAGCGCGCTGAGGTCACGCGTCCGGTCACCCTCACGAACTTCCGCAAGTCGAGCGCGTCGTACCTCGCCTCGAAGGGCATGGCGCAGGCACACCTCGAAGAGCATCACGGCTGGGTTCGAGGGAGTAATGTTGCCTCCCGATACGTCGCCGTCTTCGGCGACGCAGCTGTTAACGAACTCGCGAAGATCCACGGCCTCGACGTCTCCGAAGAGGAGCCTGAGCCGATCGGCCCGGTCACGTGCCCGCGGTGCGACAAACAGACGCCTCGCGACAAGGAGTTCTGTGTCTGGTGCGAGCAAGCGCTTGACCCCCATGCCGTCGAGACACTCAAAACGGACGAGCGGAAGGTCCAGCGCGCGATCATCGGACTCGCGCAGCGTAACCCCTCGCTGCTCGAAGACGTCGAGCAGCGTGAGCAGGTCATGTCCGTAATCGAGGACAATCCCGAACTGCAGACGCAGATTCGACGACTCCTCGACGACCGCTGA